A region of the Leucobacter komagatae genome:
CCGCCGTCACACAGACGGGTACGCCGCACTCGGTTGCGGCGCTCACGTCGACGCTGTCGTAGCCGACGCCGGTGCGCACAAGGATCTGCAGGTCTTCCGCGCACGCAAGATCTGCGGAGGTAAACGGCTGGGTCCCTGCGATCACCGCGCGCACGCCCGTAAGCACCGCTTGGCGCTCGGGCAGCGGCAGGTCAGCGAGGTGTGGCGCGTGTTTGGTCGTCAGGCCAGCGTCGCGCAGCATGGTGTCGACTTCGTCACCCGCTGTGAGGAACGCGGTGGTGATGAGCACATCGACGGATTCGGCAGCGGTTGTCACCAGATCCCTCCTTCGTATTCGGGGGCGGTAAACGCCCCACCGTGGTATCTGGGGGCGGGGGCGCCAAAGTCGACCTCGGACGCGTAGTCTGCCGCGTTGTCCTGCGGCACGAACCCGATCGCGGCCCAACCGGCGTCTGCGTCCCACCACCGGTCGGTGTTTGCCGAGCAGCCGTAGACGACCTGGCAGCCGACCGGCCCGCTTTCGATCGCGCAGCGCGTGAGCTCGATGCCGTCTCGCCAGCTCAACCAGAGCGCGAGCTGCCTCACGTCTTCGGGCTTGGGCCTGAAGGTGCCGATGCGCAGCAGCACCGACTCAACGCCCCACTTGTCGTGGTAGAGGCTCGCGAGGGCCTCCCCGAACGCCTTCGAGACGCCGTAGAACGTGTCGGGCCGAACCGTTGCGGTCTCGTCGAGACGCTCGGATGAGGGGTGAAAACCGATGATGTGGTTCGAGCTTGCAAACACGACACGGCGCACGCCCGCGCGGCGGGCCGCTTCGTAGACGTGGTACGTCCCGTCAATGTTCGCGCTGCGGATGCGGTCGAATGAGGCCTCGTCGGCGACCGCCCCCAGGTGCACAATCACATCGACGCCCTGAGCCGCCGCGGTGAGGGCATCGAGGTTGTCGAGGTCACCGATAACGACTTCCTCGCCGGGAAACAGTGGCTCGGTCGGCTCCGAGCGCACGTACAGCACGACGCGCTCGTAGCGGCCAGCGAGCCCCTCGCGGATGACGCTGCCCATTCGGCCCGCCCCGCCCGTGTAGAGCACAGTAGTCATCTTCGTCCCTTCGTGTTCCGTGGATTCAGCCAATGGAACGGTCTGTCTCGTCGCTCAGTGCGTCAGCGAAGAAGCTGATCTGCGCGCGCTGCTCCCGCACCCGGCGCACCTCACCGCCGTCGAGCGCGAGCCCGACGTCGTGGCCAGGCAGCAACAGGCCCGCGGTGTCACGCATGAGCGAGCGGAGCCTGTCGATCGTCCGCACGCTCGCGTCATCGTCCATCGTCGAGTCGACGCGGGAGGTCGCGAGCTCGTGCACGTTCTTCACGGAATCCCCAGCGAAGAC
Encoded here:
- a CDS encoding NAD-dependent epimerase/dehydratase family protein, producing the protein MTTVLYTGGAGRMGSVIREGLAGRYERVVLYVRSEPTEPLFPGEEVVIGDLDNLDALTAAAQGVDVIVHLGAVADEASFDRIRSANIDGTYHVYEAARRAGVRRVVFASSNHIIGFHPSSERLDETATVRPDTFYGVSKAFGEALASLYHDKWGVESVLLRIGTFRPKPEDVRQLALWLSWRDGIELTRCAIESGPVGCQVVYGCSANTDRWWDADAGWAAIGFVPQDNAADYASEVDFGAPAPRYHGGAFTAPEYEGGIW